Proteins from a genomic interval of Thamnophis elegans isolate rThaEle1 chromosome 2, rThaEle1.pri, whole genome shotgun sequence:
- the CDK2 gene encoding cyclin-dependent kinase 2 isoform X2 gives MEVGIARQLALQVPVIIVIISRHGRLSLEQRETEGVPSTAIREISLLKELNHPNIVKLLDVIHTENKLYLVFEFLHQDLKKFMDSSTSISGVELPLIKSYLFQLLQGLAFCHSHRVLHRDLKPQNLLINAEGAIKLADFGLARAFGVPVRTYTHEVVTLWYRAPEILLGCKYYSTAVDIWSLGCIFAEMLTRRALFPGDSEIDQLFRIFRTLGTPDETVWPGVTAMPDYKSSFPKWARQDFSKVVPPLDEEGRKLLALMLHYDPNKRISAKTALNHPFFRDVTKALPHLRL, from the exons ATGGAAGTTGGAATCGCTAGACAGCTTGCTTTACAAGTTCCTGTGATTATTGTAATTATTTCACGGCATGGCCGGCTGAGTTTGGAGCAAAG gGAGACGGAAGGAGTTCCCAGTACTGCAATCAGAGAGATTTCACTCTTAAAGGAATTGAACCATCCCAACATAGTCaa ATTGTTGGATGTGATCCACACTGAGAACAAACTCTATTTGGTTTTTGAGTTCTTGCATCAAGATCTAAAGAAATTCATGGATTCTTCTACTTCGATCAGTGGTGTAGAGTTACCTCTTATCAAG AGCTACCTGTTCCAGCTGCTGCAGGGCCTTGCCTTTTGCCATTCCCATCGTGTCCTCCACCGAGATCTGAAACCACAGAACCTCCTCATCAATGCAGAAGGAGCAATAAAACTTGCTGACTTTGGGCTTGCACGTGCATTTGGCGTGCCAGTGAGAACCTACACGCATGAG GTGGTGACCCTTTGGTATCGAGCTCCAGAAATTCTCCTTGGCTGCAAATACTACTCAACAGCAGTGGACATATGGAGCCTTGGATGCATCTTTGCAGAGATG TTAACCCGCAGAGCTCTCTTCCCTGGGGATTCTGAAATTGACCAGCTATTTCGCATCTTCCGTACACTGGGCACCCCGGATGAGACTGTGTGGCCAGGAGTCACCGCTATGCCTGATTATAAGTCCAGTTTTCCCAAATGGGCCCGGCAGGACTTTAGCAAAGTAGTGCCACCGTTGGATGAAGAAGGCAGAAAACTTCTAGCA CTAATGCTGCATTATGATCCCAACAAGAGAATTTCGGCCAAGACTGCTCTCAATCACCCCTTCTTTCGAGATGTCACAAAAGCTTTGCCACACCTCCGCTTGTGA